One part of the Alistipes onderdonkii genome encodes these proteins:
- a CDS encoding cation:proton antiporter produces the protein MFLFAHIDSITLPLEDPILKFLLILVIILAAPLLLNKLKIPYLLGLIIAGAVIGPHGLNLVLRDSSIILSGTAGLLYIMFLSGLDMDMSDFKKNSWRSLIFGLYTFCVPLGLGILAGYYILGFPIYSSILLAGLFASQTLIAYPIVSKLGISRDKAVTIAVGGTVITDTLALLLLTVIVGMATGNVDETFWWRLSASVLLSIGIILFLFPLLAHWFFKHCSDSVSQYIFVLAMVFLGAYLAHMAGLEPIIGAFLSGLALNRQIPRTSPLMNRIEFVGNAIFIPFFLIGVGMLIDYRAFFRDWESIEVAMVMIALITLAKFLAAYFTQKTFRLSNDQRTVIFGLSSAHVAATLAAVMVGYNVILGHTADGEPIRLLSESVLNGTILMILATCTVSTFATQRGAHNIAMRNAQDDDKEPQEEDHILIPLANEQTAYELVCLSMTLKKAKERNGLYALNAIDNKVEDPNLEKQGRKLLDMAAQAAASADNYMQQLLRYDVNIANAIVSVVKERNISDIVMGMHHDRTPGGSGIGRMAADLLGYSNVTTFFYHPEQPLTTVKRHLVIVPEKAEKEAGFQLWMQKLRNLAENSSARIVFYAPASTMQYLRPSRGKRSSKAEYVVSDCWNDLTALTYETKRDDCLWVVMSRRDRLSYHPAMSKVPGYMEQFFAGHSFVLVYPVQAGDTDNRYL, from the coding sequence ATGTTCCTATTCGCACATATAGACTCCATAACGTTGCCGCTCGAAGACCCGATCCTGAAATTCCTGCTGATCCTGGTCATCATTCTGGCAGCACCGTTGTTACTGAACAAACTCAAAATCCCCTATTTGCTGGGGCTCATCATCGCAGGTGCGGTGATCGGCCCCCACGGCCTAAACCTGGTTCTGCGCGACAGCAGCATCATCCTCTCGGGAACGGCCGGCCTCCTGTACATCATGTTCCTGTCGGGGCTGGACATGGACATGTCCGATTTCAAGAAAAACAGCTGGCGCAGCCTCATCTTCGGGCTCTACACCTTCTGCGTGCCGCTCGGGCTCGGCATCCTGGCCGGGTATTACATCCTGGGCTTCCCGATTTACTCCTCGATCCTGCTGGCCGGGCTCTTCGCCTCGCAAACCCTCATCGCCTACCCCATCGTCAGCAAACTCGGCATCTCGCGCGACAAGGCCGTCACGATCGCAGTCGGCGGCACGGTCATCACCGACACGCTCGCCCTGCTGCTGCTCACGGTCATCGTCGGGATGGCCACGGGCAATGTCGACGAAACATTCTGGTGGAGGCTCAGCGCCTCGGTACTGCTCTCGATCGGCATCATCCTGTTCCTGTTCCCGCTGCTGGCGCACTGGTTTTTCAAACATTGCAGCGACAGCGTATCGCAGTATATCTTCGTGCTGGCGATGGTATTCCTGGGAGCCTATCTCGCGCACATGGCCGGGCTGGAGCCGATCATCGGTGCATTCCTCTCGGGGTTGGCCCTCAACCGCCAGATCCCCCGCACCTCGCCCCTGATGAACCGGATCGAATTCGTGGGAAACGCCATCTTCATCCCCTTCTTCCTGATCGGCGTGGGCATGCTCATCGACTACCGGGCGTTCTTCCGCGACTGGGAAAGCATCGAAGTGGCGATGGTGATGATCGCCCTGATTACGCTCGCGAAATTCCTCGCGGCCTATTTCACACAAAAGACCTTCCGGCTCTCGAACGACCAGCGTACGGTGATCTTCGGGCTGAGCAGCGCCCATGTGGCGGCGACGCTCGCGGCCGTCATGGTCGGCTACAACGTCATACTCGGGCATACGGCGGACGGCGAACCAATCCGCCTGCTGAGCGAAAGCGTCCTGAACGGCACGATCCTGATGATCCTCGCCACCTGCACCGTCTCGACCTTCGCCACGCAACGGGGCGCACACAACATCGCAATGCGCAATGCGCAGGACGACGACAAGGAGCCGCAGGAGGAAGACCATATCCTGATCCCGCTCGCCAACGAGCAGACCGCCTACGAACTGGTCTGCCTGAGCATGACGCTCAAAAAGGCCAAGGAGCGGAACGGGCTCTATGCGCTGAACGCCATCGACAACAAGGTCGAAGACCCCAACCTCGAAAAACAGGGGCGCAAACTGCTCGACATGGCGGCGCAGGCGGCGGCATCGGCCGACAATTACATGCAGCAACTGCTCCGCTACGACGTGAACATCGCCAACGCCATCGTCAGCGTGGTCAAGGAGCGCAATATCTCCGACATCGTGATGGGTATGCACCACGACCGTACGCCGGGTGGGTCGGGCATCGGCAGGATGGCCGCCGACCTGCTGGGCTACAGCAACGTCACCACGTTCTTCTACCACCCCGAACAACCGCTCACCACCGTCAAGCGGCACCTGGTCATCGTGCCCGAAAAAGCCGAGAAAGAGGCCGGGTTCCAGCTCTGGATGCAGAAATTACGCAACCTGGCCGAGAATTCGAGTGCCAGGATCGTCTTCTACGCCCCGGCCAGCACGATGCAATACCTGCGGCCTTCGCGCGGGAAACGCTCGTCGAAAGCCGAATACGTGGTTTCCGACTGCTGGAACGACCTGACGGCGCTGACCTATGAAACCAAACGCGACGATTGCCTGTGGGTGGTGATGAGCCGCCGCGACCGGCTCTCCTACCACCCCGCCATGAGCAAGGTGCCGGGGTATATGGAGCAGTTCTTCGCCGGGCACAGTTTCGTGCTGGTCTATCCCGTACAGGCGGGCGATACGGACAACCGCTATCTGTAA
- the der gene encoding ribosome biogenesis GTPase Der, producing MSLVAIVGRPNVGKSTLFNRLVGQRKAIVDATAGTTRDRHYGKTDWNGREFSVIDTGGYTVNSEDIFEDEIRRQVLLAIDEADVILFLVEVKTGITDLDMLMADLLRRTSKKVILVCNKVDNNDQIYSSHEFYALGLGDPYCISSMSGSGTGDLMDAILAALPAEALVEEEENLPHITIVGRPNVGKSSMTNALLGEERNIVTSIAGTTRDSIHTRYNKFGMDFYLVDTAGMRKKGKAMEDLEFYSVMRSIRAIENSDVCILMLDAQQGLESQDLNIHNLIVRNRKGCVIVVNKWDLVEKDNNTMKEWTEFLKKKLAPFNDIPIIFTSVLSKQRIFDVLQTAIRVYESRKRRISTSALNDFLLPLIENYPPPATKGKYIKIKYVTQLPTPTPQFAFFVNLPQYIKEPYRRFLENNIRDHWDFSGVPMQIYFRQK from the coding sequence ATGAGTCTCGTAGCAATCGTGGGCCGTCCGAATGTCGGCAAAAGCACCCTCTTCAACCGTCTGGTCGGCCAGCGAAAGGCCATCGTCGATGCCACGGCCGGAACCACCCGCGACCGCCATTACGGTAAGACCGACTGGAACGGCCGGGAATTTTCCGTGATAGACACGGGCGGCTACACCGTCAACTCGGAAGATATCTTCGAGGACGAAATCCGCCGCCAGGTATTGCTGGCGATCGACGAAGCCGACGTAATCCTCTTCCTGGTCGAAGTCAAGACCGGCATCACCGACCTCGACATGCTGATGGCCGACCTCCTGCGCCGCACATCGAAAAAGGTGATCCTCGTCTGCAACAAGGTCGATAACAACGACCAGATATACTCTTCGCACGAGTTCTATGCCCTGGGGCTGGGCGACCCCTACTGCATCAGTTCGATGAGCGGCAGCGGCACGGGCGACCTGATGGATGCCATCCTCGCGGCGCTGCCCGCCGAGGCCCTGGTCGAAGAGGAGGAGAACCTGCCGCACATCACCATCGTGGGCCGTCCCAACGTCGGCAAATCGTCGATGACCAACGCCCTGCTGGGCGAAGAACGCAATATCGTGACCTCGATCGCCGGCACCACACGCGACTCGATCCACACCCGCTACAACAAATTCGGGATGGACTTCTACCTTGTGGACACGGCAGGCATGCGCAAGAAGGGCAAGGCGATGGAAGACCTCGAATTTTACTCGGTGATGCGTTCGATCCGCGCCATCGAAAATTCCGACGTCTGCATCCTGATGCTCGACGCACAGCAGGGGCTCGAATCGCAAGACCTCAACATCCACAACCTGATCGTCCGCAACCGCAAGGGTTGCGTGATCGTGGTCAACAAATGGGATCTGGTCGAGAAGGACAACAATACGATGAAAGAGTGGACGGAGTTCCTGAAGAAGAAACTCGCACCGTTCAACGACATTCCGATCATCTTCACCTCGGTTCTGAGCAAACAACGCATTTTCGACGTACTCCAGACGGCCATCCGGGTCTACGAGTCGCGCAAACGCCGCATCTCGACCTCGGCGCTCAACGATTTCCTGCTGCCGCTGATCGAAAATTACCCGCCGCCCGCGACCAAGGGCAAATACATCAAGATCAAATATGTAACCCAGTTGCCGACGCCGACGCCGCAGTTCGCGTTCTTCGTCAACCTGCCGCAGTACATCAAGGAACCTTACCGCCGCTTCCTCGAAAACAACATCCGCGACCACTGGGATTTCTCCGGGGTACCGATGCAAATTTACTTCCGGCAGAAATAA
- a CDS encoding DUF417 family protein, producing MMQRLSCLFYGFLKIAANAQRLGLGMIRVAILIIFVWIGGLKFRNYEAEGIVPFVANSPFMSFLYNEKAPEYRDYKLKEGEYDAAKHAWHEKNNTYGFSHGLGVLIMGIGILTFLGFFSARIGLAGELLAVIMTLGTLSFLVTTPEVWVPDLGSGEYGFPLLSGAGRLVIKDIAILAGAVVLLSDTARKLLVR from the coding sequence ATGATGCAAAGACTTTCCTGCCTGTTTTACGGCTTTCTGAAAATTGCGGCCAACGCGCAACGGCTCGGCCTGGGGATGATCCGGGTGGCTATCCTTATCATTTTTGTCTGGATCGGCGGACTTAAATTCCGGAATTACGAAGCCGAAGGCATCGTGCCCTTCGTGGCGAACAGTCCCTTCATGAGTTTCCTCTACAACGAAAAAGCACCCGAGTACAGGGATTATAAACTCAAGGAGGGCGAATACGACGCTGCAAAGCATGCGTGGCATGAAAAGAACAACACCTATGGCTTTTCCCACGGGCTGGGGGTGCTGATCATGGGAATCGGCATCCTGACCTTCCTCGGGTTCTTCTCGGCCCGCATCGGCCTGGCCGGGGAGCTGCTGGCCGTGATTATGACGCTCGGCACGCTGTCGTTCCTGGTGACTACGCCCGAAGTCTGGGTGCCGGATCTGGGCAGCGGGGAATACGGGTTCCCGTTGCTCTCGGGCGCCGGGCGGCTGGTGATAAAGGATATTGCGATCCTTGCCGGTGCCGTGGTGCTGCTCTCCGATACGGCGCGTAAGCTATTGGTGCGGTAG